The Chryseobacterium sp. G0186 genome includes the window GATTACCGGGACTTCTCCGCCGTTCCAAATTTTTCCTGTAGACATGAAGAACTGTACTGCATCTTCAAATCCTGGTTTTACCGTAACAATTACCCTTGCCATACCTGCCTGAAGGAAGTTTCTGAATAAAGGATCCGTACTTTGAGACAGATACATTTGCTGCCATTTGGCTTTATCTCCCCAATAATAAGGATAGAAAGTATAATCCATAATGTTCCATTCAAAGGCTTGCTCCATGAATTTTGCCAGTGCAGTATATTGTTCAAGATCATCACTTAACACAATACTGAAATCCTGCATTTTTTCTGCTCCATTCGTGAAGTCTTTTCCAAGTGAACCATAATCCTGTAATAGATAAGCAATACAGTTATGTTTTAGGATAACTGATTCCATATTACGGAAGAAATTACTTGAATTAAGAGTTTCTCTATTTTTTTCTTCTTCTTCTTTAGCTTTTTTCTCTATTTCTGCTTTTTTCTCTGCGAAGATGGCGTAAGCTTCATCATAAGCCTTGATAATGGCGTTGAAGTTTTCTAAAAACCATGCAGATAGATAAGCTGCAGAAAGTTTACAAGTAATTTCAAATGCGATATTCACCGAGTCAATATTTTCACATCTGTATATGAAGTCGTATGAACCTGTTACATTTTGTGGTGTGAAATAAGCTTCCTTGTCAGTAGATTTATCATAGGTTGATAATTCTACCATGCCTCCGGCAAAATTACTTGAATGTAAAGTACTTTTACCTCTTGAATCTCTTTCGAAACCATAGTACATTTTTACTGCACTGGCCTCATAATTATCAGGAATATCAATTTGTCTGTGTCTTATTTCTCCGTTTCCATCCACTTTTTCCCATTGTTTTCCTAAAATAAGGTTAATAGGAGATTTTGGTTGATCTGTAAGTTTTACACTGTAATGGTTGGCCCAGTATTCAATCTGTTCTTTAGTCGCTTTCTGGGCGCTCTCCATTTTCCATTTATCAGTCACATTTCTTGGATCTAATGGTGGAATTAACTGATCAGATTTCGACGAAGCCGCAGCCAAATTATGAAGTCTTGCAGGTTCGGGAACCATAAATTCAAACATCGTACGTTTACCATAGTTGAAGATTTGGTTTTTCATTTTTTTGTCTACCCATCTGTAAACACCTACTACATGTTTTTCTCCATTTCTGTTGTCAAAACCATGGGCATTGTTTTCTTCAAATTCTTCAATGATTTTTTCAATTCTTTCTTCCGCTACTTTGGTAAGAATTCTTTCAGTAGCCTTTTCTGTAATTTCCTGAGATTTTGAAATAGCCTGTCTGGTACTGTTTTCTTTAGAGTTTCTGGCCGCAAAACTACCTCCTACTTCGAAAGATTTTCCCATACCTCCATATCTGAAATGAGCTTCAGTATTGATATCTTGCTGGATAACATTAGCAACTTCAGACTGCATGTCATTTCTGGTTGTGGTGGTAGTATCGCTTAGCGTTTCTCTTTCTGTAGACTTTGAAGTCGTCGTTTGAATTTCACTTCTTCTTAATCTACGTGTTGATTTTTGCTTAAACTCTTTTGCCATAATGTTTTCGATATGAGTGACCTCTCCCGGTACATAGGCATGGGTTGTCTGAACAACTTTTAAGTAATCTGCGATCCCTAATCTTTTTACTCCAAAGTGTTTAGGAATAAAGGTTCCCGGCTTATACTGGCCGCTACCTTCGGTTGGATTTCCAGTTTCATCTTTTGTTTCTTCAGTATAAAGAATACCTGTGAAAGTTTTGTTAAGTTCAACTGCAGAAAGATGCAATGATGCTTCTTTTCCGTTATTGAAATAAATTTTGATATCCAGAGAGCGGATAAACTTACCAAACTTGTCAATTAAGAATAATGGCAGTTCCACTTTGTTATCTATCACTTCAATATTGGAAAAGTTTTCTTCATAAAGCCCAAAATCAGTGCTGGCATTAATGGTTACAGAAGCTGCTCCCCAGGCATTGCTTTCAGCCTGATAATAGAACGTAGCAGTTGCAGGCATTCTTGAAGAGACAGGCTCATAGGATGTTCTTAGATAATAAGACCTTGGAACAATACGAGATGCAGCGTTATAAGAATTAGCAACAGGAATCAGTACTCCGCCTATACTTGCATAAGTCTGTTCTTGAGATGGAGATTTCTGAAATAAAGTCTGAACTTTTACAGTAGTTTCTTCATCCAGTTTTTCAAAAATTTCAGGATAAGTATCAAACTCATCAGTAATTGAAACCTCAACTCTGCTCAATTGCAGCTTTCTGTCACTTAAAACTGTAATCGTTGAAAAATCTAATCCGTTTTCAGGTTTTTCTTCACTTGTTACTTTTGTAAAAATATTGACAAATAGTTTAAAAGAATCTAATGAAAGTTTTTCTTTCAGATCTCCAAAATTAATTTCATTTTTATATTCGAATGTGAATGGTGGAACTTTTAATTTTTCCAATGAAGCATACAGGGCATCAATTTGTTCTTGCGTTAAACCGCCATTGGCAATCTGCGATTTAATACTTTCATGCATAGTATTGTATCTTTCAATATCGGCCTGATAAGTATTTGTATACTGCTTATAAGCTGCATCATATGCTTTTGCTCTTAAAGTATTGAATGTTTTCTGAGTGGCTTCCAATTCAGATCTCAATTGGATCAAACCGTCTTTTTCAAAGGTAAGATGGGATAATTCTGAAATTCTCTCTCCTTCTGCTTTTAATTGCTGTTGGGTTGCAACGGAAAGAGATGTTCCATTGATAACTCCCGTTCCAATTTTAGAAACGTTTACCTGAAAAGCATTTCCATTAGAATTAGACTCTGTATTTTCTCCTTCATAGCCATCTCCAAATAGCTTCATAGGTAAGACAACTCTTGCTTCCAATGCTTTTGCTTTTAAATCTTCACCATTAACTTTGATGAGCTCCGGAGTGGCAGGTAAGTCACAAACATATCCAAAGTGAAGAGCCCTTAAAATATGTACTAAAGCTTCCTTTACATAAAAATTATTCTGTGTAACCGTTTGATAGATAAGGTTATCCCAAACTTGTACTAATTTACTTTGAATTGCACTGCTATTGTATAAGTTTTTGGCTGTAATCTCATCTACTGCTGTAATGACTTCCTTTTTTGCAATTTTTCTTCCTATTTTAAGAGCTTCGGAAAGAGATCCGGCTTCAATTTCAATTTCGCTTTGATAACCGTTTGTGTTGAATGTTTTTGCTGCATCTTCCAATGCCTTGAATTTTTCCAAAGCAGTGCTTGCCGGATTGATCGCTGAATCAAAAGAACTTGTCAATTGTGTTGGTCTGTGAATGAAACCAAGATTCACTTTTTTAGTTTCTGTCAATTCAGGGTTTCTTAAGCTTACAAATCTGAATAGGGTTTGTGGTGCGGTATTATTTGTTTCGTTTGTTGCCATTTTAATATTTTGTTGCTATTGTGTTATGTGGTTATTAATATTAGATAGGTTGATCTCCTTTCTTGGTGTATTCGAGAGTTAGTGTGAAAGAGTTAATTGAAGAATAATTATAATTGGGATAACTCTTAAGCTGAAACTGTACAAGCTCTTTTTGTAGCGAGATAAAAGCTTCGTTTCTTAATTGATTACCTGCAAAGTCTGCTTTCATATCATACCATTCTGTAAACATCTGGTTGGAAACGATCATTTCCATGTCTTCAAAGATTTTGTCTATCCTAATGATCCCTTCATCCGGAATCTGAGTGAAAACAACTGTTTTTCTATAAATAGGTTTATTATCAATCCATAATCCGCCGGTTCTTACTTCCTCTTTTGAATAGGAATGTTGTTTGTCTGCATATTTCTTCTGGATGTAATCAAGGTCCTTTACATTGTCCGTATAATCAGATGTTCCTGAAAGACCTCTTACCTCGGCTCCACCACAACTAATCATGTAAGTTGGCTCTGCTGTCGTAATTCCTTTTTTTGAAATTTCAGCTACCGGACCATCAAATTGTTCAAGGAATGTAAATGTAGAATGCCCCATAAGAGTTCCGTTTTGTGTCACATCGGAGCAGAAAATGGCACCTTTAGAAAGCCTGGTAAAGCTATTGTTACTCATGTCTTTGATGACAATGTCTCCTGTTACCGGCTTATTAGACATTGTTCCGACTAATGGAACAGATTCAGAGATGGTTTTGTCTTCCCAGCCGAAAGCTCCATCCGGTCTTGCAACAATATTTTTAGTATAACTTGAGTCTGCAGCTGGAATTTGGTTGGGGGTAATTGATAATTTACCATTCAGGTTTACATATCGGTCTACAAAGTTTCCGGAGATTAAAGCATCAGATAATGTTACAGAATTTCCTGACTTATTATTGTGGATATACAAGCTGTTTTGTAATTGAATGTTAGCAAATGCAGAATTATTTCCCACTATAATATTACTACTTGAGCCTGCAGAGAGAGAAGAACCTGCGTTTTGACCTAAAATGATGTTCTGACTGTTACCGTCTCCACCCCAGTTTGCAGCATAAGTTCCTATGATGGTATTACCATTGGTGTTTTTAGCATTGCCAAAAGCAGAGTATCCAATCACCGTGTTGTCATTCGAATATAATCCGTTCGAATAGCTGGAGTTACCAAGTACAGTATTTCCTATAGAACTGCTGTCAGATGTAACGTATGTGGAGTTTCCAATAACGAGATGATCAGAGCCATAAGGCCTTGAATTTTTACCTATTGAAATGGTATTGCCGGAGTTAAGATTCAGATCGTCAATATTATTATTAATGATAATATTGTTTAAACTGGAAGATCCACCGTAGCTTATTCCCTGTACATTAATCGATTTTGTAGTTTCGTTTCCTCTATCAGTAACGGATTGCAGTGTTCCCAGCTCGCCTTGTGTGATGTCAATATATCTTGCACCTGTCCAGCGGTATAGTTTATTAGTATCTTTGGTGATATAAATTTTTCCGGACTCACCTTGCTGAGGTAAACCTGAAAGGGTATCAAACTCTAATACATCATCTACATAGCTTGGTAATTGTGAGGCAGGAACCACTCCACCTACAAGATCTGCTTTTTGAGAAAAATCATAGGCTAATTTGTCCAATGGAATCTTTTCCTCTTTATGCCAGTAAGATTCCTGCCAATCCCAGAATTCTTCTTGTTTGGGAATATCTCCGTTTTCGAAATATTTTTTTAATTCTTGCTTTGTTTTCATTATTTGATTTTTTTATTTAGCCCATTAAATATCCTCCAACTACTTGTACACCAGAATCAAAAGAGGATTGGTAGTATCCTGTGTTTTCACTCAAAGTAACAGTTGATAGCGGATTATTGCTAAAGGCAAATTGATTAATATAATAAACTTGCTCAGGAATAGTCACTGAGGTTAATTTATTGTTTTTGAATGCGTTATCTCCAATGGTTGTTACGCTTTTAGGGATTTCTACAGAAATCAGAAGATTGTCTGCAAAAACAGATTCTTTAATAGTGGTAATACTGTCCGGGATACTTACAGATGTCAACTTATTATTCTGAAATGCATAAGGCTGAATGCTAACAACATTCTTAGGAATTTCTACTGATGCTAACCTGTTATTTTGAAAAGCCGCATAGTCAATATTGGTTACTTTTTCAGGAATATTTATGGATGTCAAATGATTATCTGCGAAAACGAGACGCTCAATGTCTATAATGCTACCAGGAATCTTTATTGATGTTATCTGATTGTTTCGGAATGAACTATCTTTAATAGCCACAATATTTTCAGAAAGATTTACAGAGGTCAAATGATTACCTTCAAAAACAGATGCATTAATAGTCATAATACTGTCTGGAATATTTACAGATACCAACTGATTGTTTTGGAATGCAAATGCTCCGATAGCAACTACATTGTCAGGAATATCTAATGACTTTAATTGATTGTTTTGAAATGCATATTCTTCAATATGGGTAACCTTTTTAGAAATATCTATAGATTTCAGGAGATTATTTTGGAAAGTTTCTCTTTCGATCACAGTAATGTGCTCAGGAATATTGACCGATGTCAACTGATTGTCCCGAAAAGCTCCTGCTCCAATACTGGTAATATTATCAGGAATATCTATTGATGTTAACTGATTAGCATGAAAAGTGGCTGCTTTAATTTCAGTCATATTTTCAGAAATATTTACTGAACGCAGCTTATTATTTTGAAAAGCACTTTCTTTAATGTCAGTAACACTATTGGGGATAATGACAAACCTTAATAAATTATTTTGAAAAGCTCCTGTTCCGATATCTGTTACAGTATTGGGAATTGATAATTCTGATATAGACATTCCATAAGCAAAGTTATCCGGAATATTTACAGTGCCTGGTTTTACAAACATCTTTTTCTCTAAATATGATTGTAAGGTAGCTGTGCCTCCCTCATTTATTTCTGTATAAATATGGTTGGGATTTGGTAATCCATTTTCAAGACCTTCAATTTGAGTCATGTCGATTTTCTCTTCTTTGTGCCAGTAAGATTCCTGCCATTCCCAGAAATGTTCCTGCATAGGTTTATCTCCATTCTCGAAATAGAGTCTTAGTTCTTCTTTGGTTTTCATAAAAATGTGATGTGATTAATAAATAGATTAATCATTGAAGCCTCTGTTAGATTGCTTCAATGTATTGTTATAGCCTTGTTTTTTGTGTGGTTATAAGCTATACTTCCACCTTCGGGGGAGATTTTAGTGGTTTTGTGATGATTTTAAACACAGTTCTGGCTGTTCAGCATGTTGTGATGGTGATTTCAAAGGATTTGAGAATGGTAATGAGACTGTTGGTGCGTAGTATAGAATGACTGAACAGCCGGAGAACATGTTGTATTTAAAATGATATATTAAAAGGCTTCTTCTTCAAGAGCATCATTTTCAAAGTCTGTTCTGAAGAAATTTTCAATGTCATTGAGATAGTTGTCATAGTCCATCTCAGCGTTTTCGATGTCGCTCCACTCTATGGTGTAGAGATCTTCATCGAAGATTGTATCTGGGTTGTGAGTTGGTGTTTCCATGTTTTGTGTGGTAAGGTGTTGGTTATAATTTGAACATATTCTAGGCTGTTCAGCATTGATGAATGTTGAATTCAAAGGCTTTTTAAGTTTTATTGATTGTTGTTTTTGTGGCTTTGTTTATACTCCAAAAGTAGCGGGAGGAAGCGACAAAACTTGACGTGTTTAAAAAATATTTTTCAAATATCTGATATAATCTTTTTAGCTTATATTGATTTATTATAAGCTTAAAAGCTTATATTTTGTTTTTGATGAGTTTCTGAACAATTTGATTCAATGTTTCCCTGTTGTCATCAATATAGCTCAATCCGGCCTGGATCAGGTTTTCAATATTGGATCCTCTTACATTATCCATTGCCGGAGATGCATTTTTCAGGGATGGATTCAGACGATAATAATTTTTCTGATTTCTCAGTCCCAAAGTCTGAAACATCTGACAAAGCTGATAATCCACTGTTTCCGCATTGGCAGACATCAGAATATCAATAATTGGATTTACCCAGCCTATTTTGCCTGCTTTTTCAAGTCTTTTGAAAGAATAAGGTCTTGCTTCAATTCCGGTTCCAATGGAGATGATAATCATATCGTTTACGCCAGGATGATTGGCTTTCTGATGATTTTTTAAAACCTCTGCAAAAGGAATTTTTCTCGCTTCTGCATAAGCACAAAGAGCAGGATTATTCGCAAACATGCCTCCATCAATCAGACTGAAGATCTGTCCATACATCGATTTAATTTGTACAGGACTAAAATAAGTAGGCGCTGCTGAAGTGGCTCTACAAACATCCTTTACATAAAAATTATCTGTGCTGAGATGAGCTTCCCAAGAATTGAAAAGCTTGGCTCTTCTGTTTTCTATATCATAACTTGTTATTAAACATGGTTTTATTAATTCCTTTAATTCCAGATTCCCAAAAAAGTCATTCAGGTTTTTTTGAAGCGCTTCCTGAGAAATTCTTTCATTCAATAATCCAAAAGGATTCACCAGCTTTTCCCAAAAGGAAACCTGGAAGATATCACCGCCTTTTTCAGCATATAATTCCAATCCTTTCTGAATGGAATATTTTGCCTTTCGAGCTTCATCAGGGCACAGAATAATTGATGCAATCAGACCTCCTGTGCTGCTCCCTGCTACCAAATCAAAGTAATCCCCAAGCTTGGCACTCGGTTTATCATAATACTGGAGCTGTTCTTCTATGTAGCGTAGAATAATACAGGTAATAATTCCTCTTATTCCGCCTCCGTCCAAAGAAAGAATGGTTGTCTTTTTCATGTGATATTTTTATTTGTTTTTAGAAGAATACATATCATCTTATATTCAGAAAACGGTTGTTTATTAAGAAAATATTTAAGCGTTATTCCTGAATTTTATTGATGTTTTTAGTGGTTTTCTTATAAATCAAAGATAGGACGGAGAAGCGACAGAACTTGTCGTATTATAATTAATTTCAAATAAAAAGGAATTAAAATAGGATATAATTTTGGTGGTCTCGGGCCAATTTTGAGAGGGTTCTCCAATGTGTTTTTACACTCCCTTTTTTCGATGGAATGCTCTTTTTTTCAAAGTGGGGGAGATCCTTGAATGTTTTCCAGTTTCCGCCCCAATCCCAGCCGTGTTTAGCAAAGATCTTTACACATTCATACCAATCGGCAACCTTATCATTGTCCCAATCTTTTACAGTATCCCAGCTTGCCGTTTTTCCATCAATGATCAGGCAAATATCTACAGCAAGTCCATAATTGTGAATACTTTGCCCGGCTTTGGCGTTCGTGACCTTCTTTCCGGAAGTAATTCTCCCTATGGCATAGAGCTTTTCCTGTTCTTCAAAAGATCTTAATCCCTGAGTAATTCTTATCTTGGCTCTTCCGGTAAGAGCTTCATCACATTCTTTAATAATTTGCTTTACTTCATCCCTTATCAGCGGGTGAAGTTTCTGAATTCGTTCTGATGTTACTTTGTCCATAATCTTTATCGTTTTAAAGCAAAAGTAGCAGTGGAAAGCGACAAAAATTGACGTATTTTAATTAAAAAATGGATAATTATGGAATGCTTTATAATATTTAGAAAAAGGTTTTGAAGCCAAATTTAGAATACTAACACGACAAAACATGTCGTATTATAAAATAGTATTCATTTGTTTTTCAATGTGTTAAATCTAATGTTAATTATGGGCTAAAAGATTATTTTATTCTCTAAAAACAATAATTTTGCATATATATTTCCGATACGATTATGTATGCGCTGGTAGATTGTAATAATTTTTTTGTTTCCTGTGAAAGGACTTTGGATCCTGCACTTGAGGGCAAGCCCGTTGTAGTTCTTTCCAACAACGATGGATGTGTGGTGTCCCGAAGTAAGGAAGCAAAAGATCTGGGAATTCCCATGGCAGCACCGGCATTCAAATACAGGGAACTCTTTAAACAGCATGATGTAAAAAGTTTTTCAGCAAAATTTGAACTGTACAACTACAAAAGTCAGCAGGTTATTAATATTGCCCGCTCTTATGTTCTGGACTATGAAATTTATAGCATAGATGAGCTTTTTCTTGATCTGACCGGCTTTAAATACATTGATATTTCTGATTATTGTTTAAAAATCAAGGAAGAAATTGATGAAAAAGAAAATATTCCTGTAAGCATAGGAATTGCGCCTAGTAAGACCTTGTGTAAGGTCGCCAACAGAATTGTGAAAGATTTTCCGGAGAAATGTAACGGAGTTTATATGATGGATACTCCGGAGAAAATTGAAAAGGCATTGAAATGGCTTAATATAGGGGATGTATGGGGAATAGGAAGAAAGCTGGCTGTAAAAATGAATGATAACGGCGTGTATAAGGCCTGGGATCTTCTTCAGAAACCGGAAATGTGGGTACGGAAGATCATGGGAATTCATGGAGTAAGAATGGTTAATGAATTAAAAGGAATCCGCCAGTTGGAATTGGATGAGCCATCGCCCAAAAAATCAATTGCCGTTACCAGAAGTTTTATGGAGATGCTCACTGATAAGGAGGAGATCCGTGAACGGGTGGAAACCTTTGGGATGTATTGCTCAGAAAGATTGAGAAAACAGAATACCTGCTGTAAAATGATTACTGTTTTTGTACAAACCAACCGTTTCAGAAAAGATCTTCCCGAATACAGGAATGCGATGACCCAGATACTGCCCAATCCTACCAACTCATCCATACTAATAGGAAGAGTGGTGAATGAATTGTTTGAATTGATCTACAAGGATGGATTCCATTATAAAAGAGCCGGTGTTATGGTCAATGATTTTGTTCCTGAAGATCAAAGACAGATCAGCCTTTTTGAAGAAGATACCCAGAACCAGCACCTTCCTGTAATGAAGGCAATGGATGCAATGAACAGAAAATACGGAAAAGATAAGGTCCGATTGGGAAGCATGAGTGGTGAGAATACCTTTGGCCGGGCGCAGCTATCTCCGGAATATGAAGCTTTCTTAAAAAATAATACCTTGCCGGAAGCAAACTTTAGATTTCATTAAAAACGTTATCTACTTTCTTTCATACTTCCAGTTTCTTCCCTTTCCCTCAGAAATCCATTCTAAAGCCTGTTCCATTCTTTTGTTTCTGGTAGCTTCAGTTTTGGCTTCCGTAATCCACATCATATATTCCTTTCGGAATGAGGGTGATGCCTTTTCAAAGAAATCAGAGGCTTTCGAGTTGGCTTTTAAAGCAGCTTGAAAATAATCAGGAATTTCTACTTCTGTTTTAGATGGAGCTGCTTTTTTAAGGGTAATTCCCATATCTGAAAGCTCCATAGCTTCTTTGATTGCTTTTTTAAGTTGAGATTTTGACGGAAGATCTTCAATTTTTGTAATTTTTCCCAGACTAAACATGGAATTTTTTTCAATATCCTGAGTAATTTGCTGCATGGTTTTCATCTCTTTTTCCAGCCAGAATCCAAAGGTACAATGTTGCTTGAAAGAGGCCATGGCACAGAGGTTCTTTCCGTTGTAAATAAAATGGGGGAAGCTCCATTTCATTGTTTCCTCCGCATCAGGACAGTATTCGTGGACAATCTCACGGATATAGCTAAGAATAGGCTTTGCAAAATCCTGTGATTTTTCAATATAGGCATCTATTTTTGAACTGTATTTTTCCATATCTTTATTGAAATAGCTGTACGGTTTCATTAACAAGGAATTTCACCTGATCAGGTCTTCCTCTGTCGTTTTTAGGGTTATTAGAATAGCTTCCGGTCTTTACAATCACCATATTGTGCTCAGGAACCATAATAATATATTGTCCCTGCAGCCCCAGAAAATAATAATGCTTAATAGGATTGTCATGATTAATCCAAAGCCCCATTCCATAGATGTTTTCAGATTTTTCTGTCGGAGTTCTCATCTGTTCAATAAAATCTGAGCTGAGGATTTGCTGATCATCAACTTTTCCGTCATTAAGGAAAAACTGGCCCAATTTCGCAAAATCCCTTGCATTGGAATGAATACAGCAATATGTTTTTTCCATTCCGTGATTGTCTGTACTCCATTTAGCATTTTGTTCCATTCCTAGGGGTATCCAGAATTTTTCAGATAAATAGTTTGACAATGGTTGTTGCAGTGCTTTTTTTAAGGCAAAGCCAAGAAGTTGTGTTGATCCGCTTTGATATTCAAATCTTGTTCCCGGTTCTTCCTTGAATCTTCTTGAAAATACCGCTTTGATGAGACTTTTTCCATAATAAGCCTTGGCATTGGGAAGAAATGGACTGTTGTAATTTTCATCCCAGTCAAGACCGGCTTCCATCTGAGCCAGGTTTTTAAGAGTTACGGTATTTCCATATGTTTTTTCCTTAAATTCAGGATAAAAGTCAGAAAATCTTTCATCAATCGTATCAATCAACCTATCTTCCAGAGCCTTTCCCAAAAGCATGACAGTTACAGCCTTTGCCATAGAAAAGGAGTTCGTCTGTGAAAGCTGATTATAGCCCTCCCAATACTGTTCGTGAAGAATTTTACCATTCCTTATTACTACAAAAGCTGCCGCTTTAGAATGTTTTAAATCTTCAACTAAATGTTCAGGTAGCTGATGGGTGTTGTATTCAGGGTCTTCTTCCCAAAGTATGGGAGATGTGGTGGCGATCGGATTACTGGGGAACAGATTTCCATCATCAATATAGGCACTTGTTTTTCCCTTAAGGTAGGTTTTGGAAATCCCACTGAATAAATAATCATATCCAAAAAAATAAGCAGCTGCCGCTCCGGCTACTGCTCCGCCTATCATGTATTTTAGTATTCTCATTTTCGTCAATCGGTGTTTAACAAATTTAAAATAAATTAGTTGAAAAAATGAGAATGGATAAACAAATAAGTTGCTTTTATTGGAAGTGATTAAAGTTGGAGATGGAACTCATACAATCACATGATCCATCAGGGAAAATAAAAAAGCCCTGAATGACCAGGGCTTTTAAATTATATTTTGGAAAGTAAATTTCTGAAATTTGTTTTCTCATCAATGATTCTTCTCAGTTCTGAAACCGGAACTCTTTCCTGAGTCATTGTGTCTCTGTCTCTAAGCGTTACCGTATGATCATTAAGAGAATCATGATCAATAGTGATACAGTAAGGAGTACCGATGGCATCCTGTCTTCTGTAACGTTTACCAATACTGTCTTTCTCTTCATAGATCAGGTTGAAGTCATATTTCAGGTCATTAAAGATTTTTTCAGCATATTCTCCTAAACCATCTTTCTTCATTAATGGAAGAATAGCTGCCTTTACCGGAGCAATAGCAGGAGGTAGAGATAAAACAGTTCTTTCGGAACCGTCTTCCAATACTTCATCTTTCAGACAGT containing:
- a CDS encoding leucine-rich repeat domain-containing protein; the encoded protein is MKTKEELRLYFENGDKPMQEHFWEWQESYWHKEEKIDMTQIEGLENGLPNPNHIYTEINEGGTATLQSYLEKKMFVKPGTVNIPDNFAYGMSISELSIPNTVTDIGTGAFQNNLLRFVIIPNSVTDIKESAFQNNKLRSVNISENMTEIKAATFHANQLTSIDIPDNITSIGAGAFRDNQLTSVNIPEHITVIERETFQNNLLKSIDISKKVTHIEEYAFQNNQLKSLDIPDNVVAIGAFAFQNNQLVSVNIPDSIMTINASVFEGNHLTSVNLSENIVAIKDSSFRNNQITSIKIPGSIIDIERLVFADNHLTSINIPEKVTNIDYAAFQNNRLASVEIPKNVVSIQPYAFQNNKLTSVSIPDSITTIKESVFADNLLISVEIPKSVTTIGDNAFKNNKLTSVTIPEQVYYINQFAFSNNPLSTVTLSENTGYYQSSFDSGVQVVGGYLMG
- a CDS encoding patatin-like phospholipase family protein, with translation MKKTTILSLDGGGIRGIITCIILRYIEEQLQYYDKPSAKLGDYFDLVAGSSTGGLIASIILCPDEARKAKYSIQKGLELYAEKGGDIFQVSFWEKLVNPFGLLNERISQEALQKNLNDFFGNLELKELIKPCLITSYDIENRRAKLFNSWEAHLSTDNFYVKDVCRATSAAPTYFSPVQIKSMYGQIFSLIDGGMFANNPALCAYAEARKIPFAEVLKNHQKANHPGVNDMIIISIGTGIEARPYSFKRLEKAGKIGWVNPIIDILMSANAETVDYQLCQMFQTLGLRNQKNYYRLNPSLKNASPAMDNVRGSNIENLIQAGLSYIDDNRETLNQIVQKLIKNKI
- a CDS encoding M15 family metallopeptidase — protein: MDKVTSERIQKLHPLIRDEVKQIIKECDEALTGRAKIRITQGLRSFEEQEKLYAIGRITSGKKVTNAKAGQSIHNYGLAVDICLIIDGKTASWDTVKDWDNDKVADWYECVKIFAKHGWDWGGNWKTFKDLPHFEKKSIPSKKGSVKTHWRTLSKLARDHQNYILF
- a CDS encoding Y-family DNA polymerase, with the protein product MYALVDCNNFFVSCERTLDPALEGKPVVVLSNNDGCVVSRSKEAKDLGIPMAAPAFKYRELFKQHDVKSFSAKFELYNYKSQQVINIARSYVLDYEIYSIDELFLDLTGFKYIDISDYCLKIKEEIDEKENIPVSIGIAPSKTLCKVANRIVKDFPEKCNGVYMMDTPEKIEKALKWLNIGDVWGIGRKLAVKMNDNGVYKAWDLLQKPEMWVRKIMGIHGVRMVNELKGIRQLELDEPSPKKSIAVTRSFMEMLTDKEEIRERVETFGMYCSERLRKQNTCCKMITVFVQTNRFRKDLPEYRNAMTQILPNPTNSSILIGRVVNELFELIYKDGFHYKRAGVMVNDFVPEDQRQISLFEEDTQNQHLPVMKAMDAMNRKYGKDKVRLGSMSGENTFGRAQLSPEYEAFLKNNTLPEANFRFH
- a CDS encoding YdeI/OmpD-associated family protein, whose protein sequence is MKPYSYFNKDMEKYSSKIDAYIEKSQDFAKPILSYIREIVHEYCPDAEETMKWSFPHFIYNGKNLCAMASFKQHCTFGFWLEKEMKTMQQITQDIEKNSMFSLGKITKIEDLPSKSQLKKAIKEAMELSDMGITLKKAAPSKTEVEIPDYFQAALKANSKASDFFEKASPSFRKEYMMWITEAKTEATRNKRMEQALEWISEGKGRNWKYERK
- a CDS encoding serine hydrolase domain-containing protein; the protein is MRILKYMIGGAVAGAAAAYFFGYDYLFSGISKTYLKGKTSAYIDDGNLFPSNPIATTSPILWEEDPEYNTHQLPEHLVEDLKHSKAAAFVVIRNGKILHEQYWEGYNQLSQTNSFSMAKAVTVMLLGKALEDRLIDTIDERFSDFYPEFKEKTYGNTVTLKNLAQMEAGLDWDENYNSPFLPNAKAYYGKSLIKAVFSRRFKEEPGTRFEYQSGSTQLLGFALKKALQQPLSNYLSEKFWIPLGMEQNAKWSTDNHGMEKTYCCIHSNARDFAKLGQFFLNDGKVDDQQILSSDFIEQMRTPTEKSENIYGMGLWINHDNPIKHYYFLGLQGQYIIMVPEHNMVIVKTGSYSNNPKNDRGRPDQVKFLVNETVQLFQ